From the Lathyrus oleraceus cultivar Zhongwan6 chromosome 4, CAAS_Psat_ZW6_1.0, whole genome shotgun sequence genome, one window contains:
- the LOC127136959 gene encoding uncharacterized protein LOC127136959: MESSKRNIYSFKFKDPDLRSLRDLVSQIHPVYRINFGKSHGNLLSILNQQVDHTTLITLAQFYDLPLRCFTFQDFQLTPTLEEFERLVRIPMKNKPLFEGIDESLPLEVIASALHMDEKEAEANLETKGNTKGFSLNFLLEIDHTLLKVESWDACYSAIALAIYGIVLFPNMDGFAIMVAICVFFTGNPVPTLLVDVYYYISHRYTKKKGFIACCALLLYQWFLEHLPKTGAWVEKTDVSWPQRLGSLRSEDLSWYSKE, from the coding sequence atggaatcaagcaaaagaaacatttacTCATTCAAGTTCAAAGATCCCGATCTAAGGAGCTTACGTGACTTGGTCTCTCAGATACACCCAGTATACAGAATCAACTTTGGAAAGAGTCATGGCAATCTGCTCAGCATCCTCAATCAACAAGTAGACCATACAACTTTAATCACTTTGGCCCAATTCTATGACCTACCCttaagatgcttcacattccaagacttccaGCTAACACCAACGTTGGAAGAATTCGAGCGTCTTGTTAGGATTCCTATGAAGAACAAGCCACTATTTGAAGGGATAGATGAATCTTTGCCCCTTGAGGTCATTGCTAGTGCGCTTCACATGGATGAAAAGGAAGCAGAGGCTAACCTAGAGACCAaagggaataccaaaggattttcGCTAAATTTTCTCTTGGAAATAGATCATACCCTATTGAAAGTAGAAAGTTGGGATGCTTGTTACTCTGCTATTGCATTGGCCATCTATGGCATCGTCCTGTTCCCAAATATGGATGGTTTCGCAATTATGGTTGCCATTTGTGTTTTCTTTACTGGGAACCCAGTACCCACTTTGTTAGTTGATGTCTACTATTACATAAGTCATAGGTATACTAAGAAGAAGGGATTTATTGCTTGTTGTGCTCTTTTATTATATCAGTGGTTTCTAGAACATCTTCCGAAGACAGGTGCTTGGGTTGAAAAGACCGATGTTAGTTGGCCTCAGAGATTGGGATCACTCCGATCTGAAGATCTCTCTTGGTACTCCAAAGAATAA